TAGATTGGCCGCTTCCAGTTCTTCAAGCTCCATTGCCTCACCTACATCCCCCTTCTTTTTTAATTCACTCTTGTCCTGACCGGAAATCCGTTTGATGATCACCACCCTTTTTTCATGGCGTTCGTTGCCATTCTCATCCACCACCACATCATGGTCCACGGTAACCTCCACATCTTCTCCATCACCTTCGGGGTCAATTTCAATGATCTCAATAAGACCATCGTCAGATCCGTCAGGTGAGATTTCTTCGCCATTCACATACTGATGGATGACCGTTTTACCATTTTCATCTACGGACTTTTCAATGCGTATTTCTTTTCTTTCTCCATCAGCGCCATCAGACGGCTTGTGGATAATGCGGATGTCCTCGCCTTCTCCGGGCCCATCACCAACGATCACCTCCACTTGTTTCTCAACATGCGTGCGGCCTTCTTCATCTTTATATTTTCTGATGCGCACATCTTTGGTGCCATCGTGATCACCTTCACGGCCTTCGTATTGCTTCATCAATTCATCAAGTTCCGCTTTGGATCCGGTGAATTCTATGGTTGTATCAACCTTCGTAACAACACCGTCCTGATTTTTTTCGGTAACGATCCTCACCTTATGGGATTGCTGGTCGTCTTGTGCCATGCCCTGCAATGATAACAACAGGCAGGAAGCAAGCATGAGTTTGAATGTATTTTTCATATGCGTTCTTGTTTGTTTGACATATGACAAAATTAAAGCCTGATGAAGGGGGCTCCGGTTAATGAAAGCCTAAAACCTGTTAATGAAAAGTTAATGTTTTTGGGCGGCCACGCCGTGAGCCGTAAATTTAGGGGTTGAAGGCGGAATCGGAATAACAGCCGTTTGAACCACCATGATAAAAGTAAACATAAAATCCAGGTATTGGATGCTGATCGTGCCCATGGTTGTGGCGCTGATTGGCATTACGGTTATTCAGGTGGCATGGATGAGGAAGGCGTACCTGGCAAAAGAGGAAACATTCGACCATCAGGTGCAGGGTGCGCTGGCAGATGCAGTGGCACGGCTTCAATCCGAAGAGGCTATCCGGTTCATTGCCGGCCATTCTTCTGAAGAAACGGAATCTCCTGTCCTTCGTGATTCCATTCTTCGCATGACCGAATGGGTGATCGGGCAAAATGAGGGTGATGC
This genomic interval from Flavobacteriales bacterium contains the following:
- a CDS encoding T9SS type A sorting domain-containing protein, with translation MKNTFKLMLASCLLLSLQGMAQDDQQSHKVRIVTEKNQDGVVTKVDTTIEFTGSKAELDELMKQYEGREGDHDGTKDVRIRKYKDEEGRTHVEKQVEVIVGDGPGEGEDIRIIHKPSDGADGERKEIRIEKSVDENGKTVIHQYVNGEEISPDGSDDGLIEIIEIDPEGDGEDVEVTVDHDVVVDENGNERHEKRVVIIKRISGQDKSELKKKGDVGEAMELEELEAANLQFYPNPNDGRFHLSFALEGKQPVQVRVVDLQGKVVFEEEVAGFSGQYSRDIDISGEGSGVYFLQVLQNKKAMTRKIVINR